The following DNA comes from Hordeum vulgare subsp. vulgare chromosome 3H, MorexV3_pseudomolecules_assembly, whole genome shotgun sequence.
catcctgatctagtgtcgaacggacgacacctccgcgctcagcacacatacaactcgatgacgatccccgccttcttgatctagcaagaggagcggagaggtagatgagttatccaacatggcggcatggtggtggtggtggagctattccagcagggcttcgcctaagcaccgctgaaactagactagaggagaaacagatttaaagagagagggtagcacgtggctgtttttttgtgtgtcaaaaaccctcaatacctctagtatatataggatggagggaggggaggaggaagcctcaaaccctcaaggtttggccgaaattggaggtggaggattcctactccaatcctactaggagtaggattcctcctctccacttggaaaccctttccaccctttccaccttttccacctttgggtttctttccttctcaaacctcatgggccttagtgggagattatgtaagcccactaggggctggtttgtattctcccacaacccataaggcccctcggggcgtgacacccctcccgatggtccccagtaccctcccggcactcctggtacactaccgatgagcccaaaacttttccggtgaccaaaacaggacttcctatatatcaatctttacctccggaccattctggagctcctagtgacgtccgggatctcatccgggactcagaacaactttcggttaccaacacctataactcaactataccgaaacgtcaccgaacattgagtgtgcagaccctgcgggttcgagaactatgcagacatgacccgagacattctccggtcaataaccagtagaggaacctggatgtccatattggttcctatatattctatgaagatctctatcggttgaacctctatgtcaaagatttagttaatctcgtatgttgttccctttgtccttcggtatgttacttgcccgagattctatcatcagtatgtccatacctagttcaatctcgttaccggcaagtctctttactcgttccgtaatataagatcccgtaactaacaccttagtcacattgcttgcaaggcttgttgtgatgttgtattaccgagtgggctcacagatacctctccgtcatacggagtgagaaatcccagtctcgttcacgccaacccaacagacaccttcgaagatacttgtagagcacctttctagtcacccagttatgttgcgacgtttgacacatACAAGTATCCTctgatgtccgggagttgcatgatctcatggttataggaacaaatacattgacatgcagaaaacagtagcaataaactgacacgatcatatgctacgtttgtagtttgggtcttgtccatcacatcattctcctaatgaattgatcccgttatcaagtaacaacacttgtctatggctagaaaaccttaaccatctttgatcaacaagctagtcaactagaggcttactagggacagtgttttgtctatgtatccacacatgtatttgagtttccgatcaatacaattatagcatggataataaacgattatcatgaacaactaaatacaataataaccaatttattattgcctctagcgcatatttccaacaacaaccaCGTAGAACTCAGCACACAGGCGGACACGTGCCCCGATCAAAAAAAGAAATTGAACAACCGGAGCAAACACTCCACTCGTTCACTTCACATGTGGATaagctcctctctccctcacagaACACGACCGCCCCTCTTCCACTGCATCCCCACCGGCGGCAAGACGAACACCCACCCCTGGCCGGTCCATGGCGGTCGCCCTTCCCCAGCCGCCGCACCAGTCCCTGGTCTATGCCCCCTCCTCCTGCCGTTCGCCTACACCAGCCTGGTCTGCAGCTACGGCTCCACCTCGGCCGACATGGATGAGCTTTACCTCCAACGGATCCGCACTGGCCACCGCAGGGCTTTGGAGGGATACGACAGAGGCTCCCGGAGTGGATGCCGGATGACCCTCCCCACCTTGACTGTGGCTGGAGGAGGCCATCGACGCCTCCTACTTCGAACCGTCCCAGTCGGCTACCACCGCTATCCGACAACAAGGAGTGCCGCCGCATCCGTCCAAGGGTACCCCTGCTCAGCATACTTCATAGATGGCGAGGAATCCGAGATCCCCATTATGATAAATATCAAAgttttaaatagcgggctacACCATTTAGCTGCGGCTCTGCCAACAGCTAAAAGAGGCTATAGCAAAGCTATAGCGGGCTATGCCATCATTTAGCGGTTTTACAAAATaatgagaaaaacaaaatataacaataCAATCAGGTATCAAATATATATACAATATACATATACTACCCAGCTAGTCATAGAAACTTGTAAATCAGAGGAGATGGTTCAGTTCAGCGCATAACAACAAAAGGCACACTTGCACAACACTTGCACAATCTAACAACCAGCAGGACTAAAGTCACACTTGCACATAACAAAAGTAAGATGGCAAACTACATACGAACAGCCATAAAATTGCAGTGCATCAATCTGAATCACCAGAGGCATAGTTAGACTCATCTTGAGCTTGATCATCTGATTCCGAAGAtgaagaacatagcatgggatCTTCTTCAATGCTGTTAAGAAGAGAGTGgatgctcttcttcctcttcttcttggcTACTGCAgacctctttctttttcttccttgtgcttgtgatgttgaagTCTCTTGTTGAGCTTGAGCTTCATTACCTAAATGTTCACTGGCATTGTCATTAGGAACGATCCCAGTAATGAACTCATTGGCTTCATCCTCCAGAACATCATTGATAACCTTCTCTATAGGATCCCTGTTCTTATTTGCTCTCTTATGCTGCAGCCTCGCGTTGAATTTGACGAAGACAAGATCCCTCAACCGATCACTGAGTAGTCTATTACGTTTTTTTGCATGAACCTACATAGTGAAGAAAAATTGAGTGTAGATGAAAACAAATCAAGGAACACATGAGAACAAAAATAAACTATTTTGTAGGCATTTAGAGTTATAGTTTCCTTTCTTACTTGTTCGAATGATGACCAGTTTCTCTCACAAGCTGAGGAGGTGCATGTCAATGTGAGGATCTTTCTTACCAAATTCTTCAGCTTGGGTGCGCTTGTGCCATGATTCAACCACCATTTTGCTGCATCAAGTCATTCACAGGTTATTAGATATATAGTTATATACTTACGCATATACAAAATGGGAAATAGGGAAAGTTTGAAACTGGTTTAAAACAAATTGTACTAACCTGGATCAAAAATTTTGTTTCTTCTCTGCCGCGTGGCAATGTCCGTTCCAAAAGAGTGGGCCTCTTCTTCATATATGTTGAGTTCATCAATAATCTCTTCTTGCAACATTTCATCTTGAATCATCCTTGTAATGCAATGGATGACCGCTGCTCTGAATGATCCATCATTCTCGATCGCATTCTTGTTTGGATAGTAGTAGTAGGGATTGAGAAAGTACCCAGCCAAATGTAGTGGTGTCTTCAGTTTGTTGTCCCACCTCTTGTCAATGATATCCATAACAGCTTTGAAGCGACTCTCATCATTGTCAAACCTCAAACAAATTTCCTTTCTCGCATCTAGCATACAACCATGGAAGACTCCCATCGCAGGCACATCACTATCCACCCTTCTTAGCACATTAGCCATTGGCTCAAAGAAATTCACAGCAATGTCAACACCTTTCCAAAAGGAATCAGTTTGCACAACCTTTTGAGCTTTCTTACCCTTGTCCTTCTTTAAGTACCCCATGTCATTTAGCTCCTCTGATCTGAATAGTTTAAGCACATCCTTCTTGTTGTCTTGCAAACTTTTTAGATTGAGATAAGCCGTGGCAAATCTAGTAACACCAGCACGGACCAAGTCTCTTCCAAGAGTTTTCCTCATCAAAGCCAAAACCCTCGTATGAGCATACAAGAACACGGTCACTTGCCTTGCTAGGACAATTGTTTTCTCAACTACAGGCAGCTTCCCAATATCTTCCAACATGAGATCAATACAATGGGCTGCACATCCAGTCCAAAAAATGGATGGTCTCTTTGCTTTCATCAGACTTGCAGCTGTTGTATTAACACTAGCATTGTCAGTCACCACTTGAACAACCTTTTCTGGCCCAATATCTTCAATACACCTGTCTACAAGTTCATAGATGTATTTCCCATCTTTTTTTACATCCGAGCAATCAACCGAATCCAAGAATAAGACCCCATGTCCACTGTGAACAACTAGGTTCATTACTCCTCTGCCTTTCCTATCTGTCCATGCATCGGTCATTACCGTACAACCTGTGTGCTCCCATGCTTTCTTATGGTTCTTGAATGAGTCAAgcatcttcttttttcttttctgcaGGAATGGCCCACTCATCTCATAGGCACTAGGTCCTTGAAGGGTTTTGCCATAATCTCCAATGGCAACTAGCATGCATGCAAAGCTAGGAAGTGTCACAGTGTTGTGTGGAATGCCAGCTTCATAGAAAAACTGGCAGATGTACCCACAAGCTCTATTCCTCTTCTCTTCTAACTGTTGAGATGACAATTTTGATTGAACCTTTTCGCTGAGAGTTGTCCCTTGATTCCTCTTGACACTTTCTTCTACACTTATCTTGCAGAACTTGTCCATAGGGCCACCTTGGGATCTGCTTGTGCCTGATGTTGATAAAATCATAACATCATTGTCACTATCTTCATCACTCTCCTGTTCTCCCTCCGAGTGATCTATGTTAACTGAACTCCTTAACTTCTCCACTTCTGTGATTTTCTTATCCTTCGCATCATTACTCTTTAGGAGCAAAACCTTCATCTCCTCCTTGACATCCTGAGGAACCTTCTGGCATGGTGCAGCATTGCACTTCTTAATTCCAGCAAGGTGGAACTTCATCCTTGTTACGCCGCTAGTTAATATCTTGTTACAGAAATTGCATTGCAGAGCGTATGTTCTATTAGGATCTGGCATAGTACAGTACTTCCGTGGCGCATCATTTGATGCAACAACATGAGTTGCTGCTGTTTGTGGTACAGAGGCAGCGCTTGAGATACCTGCACCTATGAAACAAAACAACATAAGTTGCTGCtgtttgctgctgtttgttttacTCATTTTAGTGACAGCAAGCAAATAAGCATGCACATATCTTAGTCTTCATGATATTCAAAAATTTCAGTTACAGCAAGCAAATAAGCATGCACATACATATTATTCCAAGTTCAGATATTCAGAAATTTCAGTTACAGCAAGCAAATAAGCATGCACATACATATTATTCCAAGTTCAGATATTCAGAAATTTCAGTTACAGCAAGCAAATAAGCATGCACATACATATTATTCCAAGT
Coding sequences within:
- the LOC123441548 gene encoding uncharacterized protein LOC123441548, encoding MTDAWTDRKGRGVMNLVVHSGHGVLFLDSVDCSDVKKDGKYIYELVDRCIEDIGPEKVVQVVTDNASVNTTAASLMKAKRPSIFWTGCAAHCIDLMLEDIGKLPVVEKTIVLARQVTVFLYAHTRVLALMRKTLGRDLVRAGVTRFATAYLNLKSLQDNKKDVLKLFRSEELNDMGYLKKDKGKKAQKVVQTDSFWKGVDIAVNFFEPMANVLRRVDSDVPAMGVFHGCMLDARKEICLRFDNDESRFKAVMDIIDKRWDNKLKTPLHLAGYFLNPYYYYPNKNAIENDGSFRAAVIHCITRMIQDEMLQEEIIDELNIYEEEAHSFGTDIATRQRRNKIFDPAKWWLNHGTSAPKLKNLVRKILTLTCTSSACERNWSSFEQVHAKKRNRLLSDRLRDLVFVKFNARLQHKRANKNRDPIEKVINDVLEDEANEFITGIVPNDNASEHLGNEAQAQQETSTSQAQGRKRKRSAVAKKKRKKSIHSLLNSIEEDPMLCSSSSESDDQAQDESNYASGDSD